The following coding sequences lie in one Lolium perenne isolate Kyuss_39 chromosome 2, Kyuss_2.0, whole genome shotgun sequence genomic window:
- the LOC127333567 gene encoding probable E3 ubiquitin-protein ligase XBOS34, whose translation MGLQQSKEELLYQQVNYGNIEGIRTLKAQGAGVEWIDKEGKTPLMVASMRADLLNVAKLLLELGANVNAYRPGSHNGTALHHAAKKGLELTVHLLLSHGANPFITNDDCNTALDLAREKGHVNVVRAIEGRISLFCGWMRENYGPGFLEAFAPQFLTRKIWAVILPREVGNPTRPVKLELAIYPDLQAAKPRVVVKLWKSQVEQPKYNLADPSMTIFDKVTKSRYKILSANEGDKQQIRSFYSACCGMAQVASMVPARPVSAPTPNPLPINSCSAASGSSTPSKEDVELAMAINASIQSAIAEGVPDLQPVTSTTNNSGWANKANSSLNGWGPPDSTTPSKMSGQVQIDAPSSSTYNGWDMPGTSSNQSLSRPHKSQNNPLTVIPQVAPLALPTPTVPPVLPTPTVLPVLPTPTAPPLAEGTFYAGPVQYPSIDFTPVDVTMPQTEGDTTVNSAKTGQNDADTSSSGNTPSGTCVICLDAPVEGACIPCGHMAGCMSCLKDIESKKWGCPICRAKINQIIRLYAV comes from the exons ATGGGGCTGCAGCAATCCAAGGAGGAGCTGCTGTACCAGCAGGTGAATTACGGCAACATCGAGGGGATTCGGACCCTCAAGGCGCAGGGTGCAGGCGTTGAG TGGATCGACAAGGAAGGGAAGACGCCCCTCATGGTCGCCAGCATGCGCGCTGATCTCCTCAACGTGGCTAAACTTCTGCTTGAGTTGGGCGCTAATGTGAATGCATACCGGCCTG GATCACACAATGGAACTGCATTGCACCATGCTGCCAAGAAAGGGCTTGAGCTCACTGTCCATTTACTCCTCTCACATGGAG CTAACCCCTTTATAACAAATGATGATTGCAATACTGCACTTGATCTGGCTAGAGAAAAGGGCCATGTGAATGTTGTAAGGGCTATAGAG GGACggatttctcttttttgtggATGGATGAGGGAGAATTATGGTCCTGGTTTCTTGGAAGCGTTCGCTCCTCAGTTCCTGACTAGAAAGAT TTGGGCGGTGATTTTACCCCGTGAAGTAGGGAACCCAACAAGACCTGTCAAGCTTGAGTTAGCCATATATCCTGATTTGCAG GCTGCTAAACCTCGTGTTGTAGTTAAACTTTGGAAATCTCAAGTTGAGCAACCAAAGTATAATCTGGCTGATCCTTCCATGACAATTTTTGACAAAGTTACAA AATCTCGATACAAGATTTTATCGGCGAATGAAGGTGACAAGCAGCAGATTCGATCATTTTATAGTGCATGCTGTGGCATGGCACAG GTTGCCAGCATGGTTCCTGCACGACCAGTGAGTGCCCCAACTCCAAATCCATTACCAATAAATTCATGTTCAGCAGCTTCAGGGTCATCCACTCCCAGTAAGGAGGATGTTGAGTTAGCGATGGCTATCAATGCCTCCATCCAATCTGCTATAGCAGAGGGAGTGCCCGACCTTCAGCCAGTGACATCAACTACAAACAACAGTGGCTGGGCAAACAAGGCGAACAGCTCTCTCAATGGGTGGGGCCCACCAGACTCTACCACACCTTCAAAGATGAGTGGCCAAGTGCAGATTGATGCCCCAAGCAGCAGCACATACAATGGATGGGACATGCCTGGAACAAGCTCTAACCAAAGTTTATCGAGACCTCACAAAAGTCAAAACAACCCTTTGACTGTGATTCCACAGGTGGCACCTCTGGCTCTTCCAACACCAACTGTACCTCCCGTTCTTCCAACACCAACTGTGCTTCCGGTTCTTCCAACACCAACCGCGCCACCACTTGCTGAAGGAACCTTCTATGCTGGCCCTGTTCAGTATCCTTCCATAGATTTCACACCAGTTGATGTAACCATGCCACAGACTGAAGGTGATACAACTGTAAACTCTGCAAAAACTGGACAAAATGATGCTGATACAAGCAGCAGTGGCAACACTCCTTCGGGAACTTGTGTGATTTGCTTGGATGCTCCTGTGGAAGGAGCCTGCATTCCATGTGGGCACATGGCTGGTTGCATGtcctgcttgaaggatatagagtCGAAGAAATGGGGGTGTCCTATTTGCCGTGCCAAGATTAACCAGATTATCCGCCTTTATGCTGTTTGA
- the LOC127333566 gene encoding uncharacterized protein, producing MSTKMKKGILRPFRYFSNIMDTKEQELQIGFPTDVKHVAHIGWDGPSAPAKKEEAGAPSWMKDYHSAPLDSASFRSDRGGGSAAANPWASQEIVLDGAGLGDTSFRDTKGDAGGIDGTAGDSPPSPGSRQSRRNRSRGSDTSSMDGTAGSAETSEKKEKAKKGTRKNRKKDKDKDKAAEDTAGSTCQDLPAVPKKSNRRKNKASSEGSGGASTKDGGAAPEEGTAPLSQVAEEDKNREL from the exons ATGAGCacaaagatgaagaaggggatcctGAGGCCCTTCCGCTACTTCTCTAACATAATGG ATACTAAGGAACAAGAGTTGCAAATTGGATTCCCTACGGATGTGAAACATGTGGCGCATATCGGATGGGATGGACCTAGTGCCCCAGCAAAGAAGGAGGAGGCAGGAGCACCTAGCTGG ATGAAAGACTACCACTCGGCGCCATTGGACTCAGCCTCATTTAGGAGCGACAGGGGAGGAGGTTCTGCTGCCGCTAACCCATGGGCTTCTCAAG AAATAGTCCTAGATGGCGCAGGCCTGGGGGATACCTCGTTCAGAGATACTAAAGGTGATGCAGGAGGCATCGATGGCACCGCAGGCGACTCCCCTCCATCCCCAGGCTCTCGCCAGTCAAGGCGGAATCGGTCCCGGGGTTCTGACACCTCTTCCATGGACGGCACAGCAGGCAGTGCTGAGACCTCGGAGAAGAAGGAAAAGGCCAAGAAGGGCACCCGTAAGAACCGCAAGAAGGACAAGGACAAGGACAAGGCGGCTGAGGACACTGCTGGTTCCACTTGCCAGGACCTCCCTGCGGTGCCCAAGAAGTCCAACCGCCGGAAAAACAAGGCAAGCTCTGAAGGAAGTGGTGGTGCATCGACCAAGGACGGCGGAGCAGCGCCGGAGGAGGGCACAGCGCCGCTATCTCAGGTGGCCGAAGAAGACAAGAATCGCGAATTGTAA